Within the Scytonema millei VB511283 genome, the region CTACAACCTTTTGAGGCAACTTTTAGTACCCGCGATCGCGCTTTTGTCTATCTTGGTGTAGAAGGAGAGGAACAAGGCAGACTCGTCCTTTACAATTTCACCCAGCAGAAAAAAACGATTCTCACGCCGAAAAATCTAGCAGTCGTTGACTATAAGCTTTATCCTCACGGTGACAAAATTCTCTTTTCTGCTAGCGATCGCCAGAGCCAAAATCGACAAAATCAAAATCCCCAAGGGTTACTTTCTGCCCAAATTTATACTGTCACGACCGGAATTTCTACCCCCGATCCGGATCGGACTCACTGGTTTTCTTTCTTGAATCGTCAACAAGTCCCGTCTCCAGGCAAAATTGACCTAGTTCTAGATAACAAAGACTATCAAAATCTCAAATTTGACTTGTCTCCCGATGGCAATACTATATTGGTGCAGCGTGTCAGCCAGCGTCAATCCGATCGATTTGGTTTTTGGATCGTCCGTCCCAATTCTCCGCCGCAAGAAATGGAAACGGAACCAGGGGGAGACTTTTTAATTACTCCTGACAGTCAAACAGTGGCAGTTGCCCAAGGACAAGGAGTCGCAATTTTACCTTTACAAGCTGATGCAAAAAAGCCCTTAGAATTTCTCCCTCAATTTGGTATGGTACTGGACTTTGCTCCTGATGGTACGCAAGGGGCAATGGTGCGGTTTAATTCTGATTACACGCGATCGCTATTTTTAGTTACAAACCAAGGGGTACAAAGAGAATTATTCCGCACGACTGGTTCTATTCTCAGCGCCCAGTTCGATCCTCGTACCGGAATTCTCTACTGCTTGCTGACGCAGTTAATGCAGGGAAATACTTATGAGGAACAGCCGTATTTAAGCGCGATCGATCTCAAAACAGGAAAACAAACACCTTTAGTGGTGCTACCCAATCAAAGAGATATTCAGTTAAGTCTAGCGCCCGATGGCTTGGGTTTACTATTCGATCAAGTCGTGACAGCAGCCAACGCTAACCCATCTCCAACTTTACCCCGTACCGAGCAAGGACAGGCGATCGCCACCAGTCATTTATGGCTACTCCCACTCCCTGAAACTATAGATGCGAATCTCGCCAACCAATTGCGACCCGAACAGTTGCCCTTACCTGGCTTTCGTCCCAGATGGATACCTTAGTCTCAAATCAAAGCCTTCAGTAACGCTTGCAATTTCAACTGGACTTCGGCAATTTCTCGATCGGGATTAGAGCCAGCAACAATTCCAGCACCAGCATACAACCTCGCGCGATCGCCATCAATTAAAGCCGAACGAATTCCCACAATAAACTCGCTATCTCCTTGATGATTTACCCAACCTAAAGGTGCGGCATATAAACCTCTTTCAAATTTTTCGTAGGTGCGAATTTTTTTACAAGCGAGTTGTCTGCTAACTCCCCCTACTGCTGGAGTTGGATGTAAAGCGGCAACAATTTCTAATGGATGAACGTTTAGGGGAACTCTAGCTTGAATTGGTGTCCATAAATGTTGAATATTGGCTAGTCGCCGTAACCGAGGCGATAGTAATTGTGGAGCAATACTCAGTTCTTGCAAACTTTGCGTAATAAAGTCAATTACGACTCGGTGTTCGTGCCTTTCTTTTTCACTCTGCAATAATTGATTTGCTAATACTGCATCTTCCGCCGTTGTTTTTCCTCGCGAAATTGAACCAGCTAATGCATCGGTAAATAGTTGGCGATCGCGAATGCTAATTAATCGTTCTGGACTTGCGCCGATAAAGTTTTGTCCTTTCCCATTGTGAGTAGAAAACACATAACAATCGGGATACATTTGTCGCAAGCGGTTGAGGCAATTAAATAAGTTAAAGTCTGTATTTACCTGCACATCAATTGCATGAGCCAGAACGACTTTACTTAGTTGTTGTTTGTAAATTAATTCCGAACAATCAATGACTGCTTGTTTAAAGCGAGCGATACTACTAACATTGACTTGACTGAATTCTCGTTGAAAATGATTTTCTTCATTTTCTGGCTGTTCTATTGAGGTAATCTCATGAATC harbors:
- a CDS encoding isochorismate synthase — protein: MLLLPRPANYHLNCQKLYQFLVASQKNCDRNCSQIVSISLEIDSIDPLVVLEKLARPRQLNFYFENKSKGEAIAAIDAVAQLQLAGANRFHLTQKFICSCLKEIEIFDSSNHTFAKPHFFCSFSFFSEATADSPFPVATVFLPRWQIARQGDRCVLVANLPIEADTNIDIFIQHLWRKIHEITSIEQPENEENHFQREFSQVNVSSIARFKQAVIDCSELIYKQQLSKVVLAHAIDVQVNTDFNLFNCLNRLRQMYPDCYVFSTHNGKGQNFIGASPERLISIRDRQLFTDALAGSISRGKTTAEDAVLANQLLQSEKERHEHRVVIDFITQSLQELSIAPQLLSPRLRRLANIQHLWTPIQARVPLNVHPLEIVAALHPTPAVGGVSRQLACKKIRTYEKFERGLYAAPLGWVNHQGDSEFIVGIRSALIDGDRARLYAGAGIVAGSNPDREIAEVQLKLQALLKALI
- a CDS encoding Ig-like domain-containing protein, with translation MSATKSWFQPIDRVAIALIFILSLLIGLLVWRGDTVAPKVRDFSWQAKQIGAGDRSFSLTFSRPMNTNSVEANLQIDPPLPGKVSWAGRRLAYTLLEPAPYGATYRVQLRFARDKFTPETDLGRMLQPFEATFSTRDRAFVYLGVEGEEQGRLVLYNFTQQKKTILTPKNLAVVDYKLYPHGDKILFSASDRQSQNRQNQNPQGLLSAQIYTVTTGISTPDPDRTHWFSFLNRQQVPSPGKIDLVLDNKDYQNLKFDLSPDGNTILVQRVSQRQSDRFGFWIVRPNSPPQEMETEPGGDFLITPDSQTVAVAQGQGVAILPLQADAKKPLEFLPQFGMVLDFAPDGTQGAMVRFNSDYTRSLFLVTNQGVQRELFRTTGSILSAQFDPRTGILYCLLTQLMQGNTYEEQPYLSAIDLKTGKQTPLVVLPNQRDIQLSLAPDGLGLLFDQVVTAANANPSPTLPRTEQGQAIATSHLWLLPLPETIDANLANQLRPEQLPLPGFRPRWIP